A stretch of Arthrobacter sp. NEB 688 DNA encodes these proteins:
- a CDS encoding DUF2461 domain-containing protein, with amino-acid sequence MSGDGIPLDALDFFEELAVENSRPWWQAHRARWEESVREPMEWLTEALTDEFGPAHLYRPNRDVRFSRDKSPYKDHQGALAATVPGIGWYVQVSAAGLLTGGGFYPTGPDQTARYRAAVDAPPTGQALQALVDRLVAQGWETGGEAVATRPRGVPADHPRLDLMRHKHLVLSRPHGAPDWLTTDAVLEHVRADWRAVRPVVEWMTEHVGASQVERRR; translated from the coding sequence GTGAGCGGCGACGGCATCCCGCTCGACGCGCTCGACTTCTTCGAGGAGCTCGCCGTCGAGAACAGCCGCCCGTGGTGGCAGGCGCACCGGGCGCGCTGGGAGGAGTCGGTGCGCGAGCCGATGGAGTGGCTCACCGAGGCGCTGACCGACGAGTTCGGGCCGGCGCACCTCTACCGCCCGAACCGCGACGTGCGCTTCAGCCGCGACAAGTCCCCGTACAAGGACCACCAGGGCGCGCTGGCGGCCACCGTGCCGGGCATCGGGTGGTACGTCCAGGTGTCGGCGGCCGGCCTCCTGACCGGCGGTGGCTTCTACCCGACCGGCCCGGACCAGACCGCCCGCTACCGCGCCGCCGTCGACGCCCCACCCACCGGGCAGGCGCTGCAGGCGCTCGTCGACCGGCTCGTCGCGCAGGGGTGGGAGACCGGCGGCGAGGCCGTCGCGACACGGCCGCGCGGCGTCCCCGCGGACCATCCGCGCCTGGACCTCATGCGGCACAAGCACCTCGTGCTCTCCCGCCCCCACGGCGCCCCGGACTGGCTGACGACCGACGCGGTGCTCGAGCACGTCCGCGCCGACTGGCGGGCGGTCCGGCCGGTCGTCGAGTGGATGACCGAGCACGTCGGCGCCTCGCAGGTCGAGCGCCGGCGCTGA
- a CDS encoding DUF4440 domain-containing protein, with protein MTDEIFSAYLGRRKTASDAFVAGDVGPLLAVSTGCDPATILGPGGTVVTGAEAVNAANADGAARMAGSERNDLETLHSGEEGEIAWWVGVQRSVVSVAGQEGAVPMDLRVTELYRREDGSWKLFHRHADRLQES; from the coding sequence ATGACCGACGAGATCTTCTCCGCGTACCTCGGCCGCCGCAAGACGGCCTCGGACGCCTTCGTGGCCGGCGACGTCGGCCCGCTGCTCGCGGTCTCGACCGGCTGCGACCCCGCGACGATCCTCGGCCCGGGCGGCACCGTCGTCACCGGCGCCGAGGCCGTCAACGCGGCCAACGCCGACGGCGCGGCGCGGATGGCCGGGTCCGAGCGCAACGACCTCGAGACGCTGCACTCCGGCGAGGAGGGCGAGATCGCCTGGTGGGTGGGGGTCCAGCGTTCCGTCGTGTCGGTGGCGGGGCAGGAGGGGGCGGTGCCGATGGACCTGCGCGTCACCGAGCTCTACCGGCGCGAGGACGGCTCCTGGAAGCTCTTCCACCGGCACGCCGACCGCCTGCAGGAGTCCTGA
- a CDS encoding DEAD/DEAH box helicase, whose amino-acid sequence MTLTDRLSADGPLRDLGADAALDRFVEWSGERGFALYPAQEEAVLALAQDAHVVLATPTGSGKSLVAVAAHALALATGRRSWYTAPIKALVSEKFFALVETFGAENVGMLTGDAAVNPGAPIICATAEVLANHALRERDASDVGLVVMDEFHFYGEPDRGWAWQVPLLLLPDTQMLLMSATLGDTTELERDLQRRTRREVVTVTGVQRPVPLEYEWSLMPVHDALALLLRDDKAPVYVVSFTQAGAVEQAQALASVDVVSSERKAALKEAVGGFRFGKGFGQTLRRLVLHGIGVHHAGMLPKYRRLVETLAQGGLLAVICGTDTLGVGINVPIRTVLLTSLSKYDGRKQRVLRAREFHQIAGRAGRAGFDTVGYVVVQAPEHVIENSKALAKAGGDPKKERRIVRKKAPEGVLTWSEATFDKLVTAAPEPLQPKMRVTHAMVLNVLDQWEGQQDALHTLVLDNHESEERRERLVERAVQVLGSLVRAGVVEPDDGSHVDTWLPPEPEAASATAEPVPEPEPEPAPQPLDAGGMGALGEALAAAGLAPAASEAAAPTAPQETAADEPREVTPLERFLRREGRRYDEGPFQVALDLHDGFALNQPLSAFALAALELLDPAAPGYALDVVSVIEATLDDPRQVLQAQQFEARGEAVAAMKADGLEYEERMEALEDVTWPKPLAEMLELSLRTYRQSHPWVDPRDLSPKSVVREMFERAMSFGEFVAHHKLARAEGIVLRYLTDAYRALRSTVPHSARTEELDDLVEWLGEVVRHTDSSLLDEWESLAHPDGEEPGAEVRPSTEGRALSDNPRALRVMVRQSMFRRVELLSLRRYEALAALDGGLTAEQWRDAAAEYLAEYGELSTGPAARGPGLFRVEEGEGTWVVEQVLDDEDGDHDWRITAELDLAATDEAGEPVLVVTALAPLT is encoded by the coding sequence ATGACGCTCACCGACCGCCTCTCCGCCGACGGCCCGCTGCGCGACCTCGGCGCCGACGCCGCGCTCGACCGCTTCGTCGAGTGGTCCGGCGAGCGCGGCTTCGCGCTCTACCCGGCGCAGGAGGAGGCCGTCCTCGCACTCGCCCAGGACGCGCACGTCGTCCTCGCGACGCCCACCGGATCGGGCAAGTCGCTCGTCGCGGTCGCGGCCCACGCCCTGGCCCTGGCCACCGGCCGCCGCTCCTGGTACACCGCCCCCATCAAGGCCCTGGTCTCCGAGAAGTTCTTCGCCCTCGTCGAGACCTTCGGCGCCGAGAACGTCGGGATGCTCACCGGCGACGCGGCGGTCAACCCCGGCGCCCCGATCATCTGCGCGACGGCCGAGGTCCTCGCCAACCACGCCCTGCGCGAGCGCGACGCCTCCGACGTCGGCCTCGTCGTCATGGACGAGTTCCACTTCTACGGCGAGCCGGACCGCGGCTGGGCCTGGCAGGTGCCGCTGCTCCTCCTGCCCGACACCCAGATGCTCCTCATGTCCGCGACGCTCGGCGACACCACCGAGCTCGAGCGCGACCTGCAGCGCCGCACCCGGCGCGAGGTCGTCACCGTCACCGGCGTCCAGCGGCCGGTGCCGCTCGAGTACGAGTGGTCGCTGATGCCCGTGCACGACGCGCTCGCGCTGCTCCTGCGCGACGACAAGGCGCCGGTCTACGTCGTCTCGTTCACCCAGGCCGGCGCGGTCGAGCAGGCGCAGGCCCTCGCCTCGGTCGACGTCGTCTCGTCGGAGCGCAAGGCCGCGCTCAAGGAGGCCGTCGGCGGCTTCCGGTTCGGGAAGGGCTTCGGGCAGACGCTGCGCCGGCTCGTCCTGCACGGCATCGGGGTCCACCACGCGGGGATGCTCCCGAAGTACCGGCGCCTGGTCGAGACCCTCGCGCAGGGCGGCCTGCTGGCGGTCATCTGCGGCACCGACACGCTCGGCGTCGGCATCAACGTGCCCATCCGCACGGTGCTGCTGACGTCGCTCAGCAAGTACGACGGCCGCAAGCAGCGGGTGCTGCGGGCGCGCGAGTTCCACCAGATCGCGGGCCGCGCGGGGCGGGCCGGCTTCGACACCGTCGGCTACGTCGTCGTCCAGGCGCCCGAGCACGTCATCGAGAACAGCAAGGCCCTCGCGAAGGCCGGCGGCGACCCGAAGAAGGAGCGCCGCATCGTCCGCAAGAAGGCGCCGGAGGGCGTGCTGACGTGGAGCGAGGCCACGTTCGACAAGCTCGTGACCGCGGCGCCCGAGCCGCTCCAGCCGAAGATGCGGGTCACGCACGCGATGGTCCTCAACGTCCTCGACCAGTGGGAGGGCCAGCAGGACGCGCTGCACACCCTCGTCCTCGACAACCACGAGAGCGAGGAGCGGCGCGAGCGGCTCGTCGAGCGCGCGGTGCAGGTGCTCGGCTCGCTCGTGCGCGCCGGGGTCGTCGAGCCGGACGACGGCTCGCACGTCGACACGTGGCTGCCGCCCGAGCCCGAGGCCGCCTCTGCCACAGCCGAACCGGTGCCCGAACCCGAGCCGGAGCCCGCCCCGCAGCCGCTCGACGCCGGCGGGATGGGCGCGCTCGGCGAGGCCCTGGCCGCCGCGGGCCTGGCGCCGGCCGCGTCCGAGGCCGCCGCACCGACCGCGCCGCAGGAGACCGCGGCCGACGAGCCGCGCGAGGTGACACCGCTCGAGCGCTTCCTGCGCCGCGAGGGCCGCCGGTACGACGAGGGCCCGTTCCAGGTGGCGCTCGACCTCCACGACGGCTTCGCGCTCAACCAGCCCCTGTCGGCCTTCGCCCTCGCCGCGCTCGAGCTCCTCGACCCCGCGGCGCCCGGCTACGCCCTCGACGTCGTCAGCGTCATCGAGGCCACCCTCGACGACCCGCGCCAGGTGCTCCAGGCCCAGCAGTTCGAGGCGCGCGGCGAGGCCGTCGCCGCGATGAAGGCCGACGGCCTGGAGTACGAGGAGCGGATGGAGGCCCTCGAGGACGTCACGTGGCCCAAGCCGCTCGCCGAGATGCTCGAGCTGTCGCTGCGCACGTACCGGCAGAGCCACCCGTGGGTCGACCCGCGCGACCTCTCGCCGAAGTCCGTCGTCCGCGAGATGTTCGAGCGCGCGATGTCGTTCGGGGAGTTCGTGGCCCACCACAAGCTGGCGCGCGCCGAGGGCATCGTCCTGCGCTACCTCACCGACGCGTACCGGGCGCTGCGCTCGACGGTGCCGCACTCCGCGCGCACCGAGGAGCTCGACGACCTCGTCGAGTGGCTCGGCGAGGTCGTGCGCCACACCGACTCCAGCCTCCTCGACGAGTGGGAGTCCCTCGCGCACCCCGACGGCGAGGAGCCCGGCGCCGAGGTCCGACCCTCGACGGAGGGCCGGGCGCTGTCCGACAACCCACGCGCCCTGCGGGTCATGGTGCGCCAGAGCATGTTCCGACGTGTCGAGCTGCTGTCCCTGCGGCGTTACGAGGCGCTCGCCGCGCTCGACGGCGGCCTGACCGCCGAGCAGTGGCGGGACGCCGCGGCGGAGTACCTCGCCGAGTACGGCGAGCTCTCGACCGGCCCCGCCGCCCGCGGCCCGGGGCTGTTCCGGGTCGAGGAGGGCGAGGGGACCTGGGTCGTCGAGCAGGTGCTCGACGACGAGGACGGCGACCACGACTGGCGCATCACCGCCGAGCTCGACCTCGCCGCGACCGACGAGGCCGGCGAGCCGGTGCTCGTCGTCACCGCCCTCGCGCCCCTCACCTGA
- a CDS encoding dicarboxylate/amino acid:cation symporter has translation MVGALLGWVARTWSVDGLATTLDVIGSSFVSLLRTIVVPLVFLAIVVSVARLREVTNAARLAGQTLLWFAITAAVAVGIGITIGLLTDPGLRTSVDRSAAAAPGTTGSWTDFLQGIVPSNILGLEGSTGDDGSVNLGFNVLQIVVVALLIGVAVLKTGQKAEPFVAFSESFLAVVQTVLWWIIRLSPLGTLGLIGNAVASYGWDLLAPLAVFTIDVYVGCAIVLLVVYPVVLRLHGLSPRKFFSGAWPALQLAFVSRSSVGTMPVTQYVTTRNLGVPREYASFAVPLGATTKMDGCAAIYPALAAIFVAQFFGVDLSLTDYLLIAFVSVVGSAATAGLTGAVVMLTLTLSTLGLPLEGVGLLLAIDPVLDMMRTMTNVAGQALVPTIVAKREGILDESVYDGDRASDPVGDPALVAA, from the coding sequence GTGGTCGGTGCGCTGCTCGGCTGGGTCGCCCGGACCTGGTCGGTCGACGGCCTCGCGACCACCCTCGACGTCATCGGCAGCAGCTTCGTCAGCCTGCTGCGCACGATCGTCGTGCCGCTGGTCTTCCTCGCGATCGTCGTCAGCGTCGCCCGGCTGCGCGAGGTGACCAACGCCGCCCGCCTCGCCGGCCAGACGCTGCTCTGGTTCGCGATCACCGCCGCCGTCGCGGTCGGCATCGGCATCACCATCGGCCTCCTGACCGACCCCGGCCTGCGCACGAGCGTCGACCGCTCGGCCGCCGCGGCGCCCGGCACCACCGGGTCGTGGACCGACTTCCTCCAGGGCATCGTCCCGTCGAACATCCTCGGCCTCGAGGGCAGCACGGGGGACGACGGCTCGGTCAACCTCGGGTTCAACGTCCTCCAGATCGTCGTCGTCGCCCTGCTCATCGGCGTCGCCGTCCTCAAGACCGGCCAGAAGGCCGAGCCGTTCGTCGCCTTCTCCGAGAGCTTCCTCGCCGTCGTCCAGACCGTCCTGTGGTGGATCATCCGCCTCTCGCCGCTCGGCACGCTCGGCCTCATCGGCAACGCCGTCGCCTCCTACGGCTGGGACCTCCTCGCGCCGCTCGCCGTCTTCACGATCGACGTCTACGTCGGCTGCGCCATCGTCCTGCTCGTCGTCTACCCGGTCGTCCTGCGCCTGCACGGCCTCTCGCCGCGCAAGTTCTTCTCCGGCGCCTGGCCCGCCCTGCAGCTGGCGTTCGTCTCGCGCTCGTCGGTCGGCACCATGCCCGTCACGCAGTACGTGACCACCCGCAACCTCGGGGTGCCGCGCGAGTACGCCTCGTTCGCCGTGCCGCTCGGCGCGACGACGAAGATGGACGGCTGCGCCGCGATCTACCCGGCCCTCGCCGCGATCTTCGTCGCGCAGTTCTTCGGGGTGGACCTGTCGCTCACCGACTACCTGCTCATCGCGTTCGTCTCGGTCGTCGGATCGGCGGCCACCGCGGGCCTGACCGGTGCGGTCGTCATGCTCACCCTCACCCTCTCGACGCTCGGCCTGCCCCTCGAGGGCGTCGGCCTGCTGCTGGCCATCGACCCGGTGCTCGACATGATGCGCACGATGACCAACGTCGCCGGGCAGGCGCTCGTGCCGACGATCGTCGCCAAGCGCGAGGGCATCCTCGACGAGAGCGTCTACGACGGGGACCGCGCGAGCGACCCCGTCGGCGACCCGGCCCTCGTCGCCGCCTGA
- the map gene encoding type I methionyl aminopeptidase, whose protein sequence is MIEILDARQVERARATGALVGEILATMRERATVGTNLLEIDAWTKAMIEGAGATSCYVDYEPSFGRGPFGHYICTSVNDAVLHGLPHDRALADGDLLTLDLAVVLGGVAADAAVSFVVGTPAPEDEALIAVTERALAAAISVAGPGARLGDISHAIGSVLEGAGHSVNTQFGGHGIGSTMHQDPHVANSGRPGRGYTLRPGLMLAIEPWVMADTDRLVTDADGWTLRSVTGCRTAHSEHTVVVTEDGVDVLTLPPAA, encoded by the coding sequence ATGATCGAGATCCTCGACGCCCGCCAGGTCGAGCGGGCACGGGCCACCGGCGCGCTCGTCGGCGAGATCCTGGCGACGATGCGCGAGCGGGCGACCGTCGGCACCAACCTCCTCGAGATCGACGCCTGGACGAAGGCGATGATCGAGGGCGCCGGGGCGACCTCCTGCTACGTCGACTACGAGCCCTCGTTCGGTCGCGGGCCCTTCGGCCACTACATCTGCACCTCGGTCAACGACGCCGTCCTCCACGGCCTCCCGCACGACCGTGCCCTCGCCGACGGCGACCTGCTGACCCTCGACCTCGCCGTCGTGCTCGGCGGGGTCGCGGCCGACGCGGCCGTCAGCTTCGTCGTCGGCACCCCGGCGCCGGAGGACGAGGCGCTCATCGCCGTCACCGAGCGCGCGCTGGCCGCCGCGATCTCCGTCGCCGGCCCGGGCGCGAGGCTCGGGGACATCTCGCACGCCATCGGGTCGGTGCTCGAGGGCGCCGGCCACTCCGTCAACACCCAGTTCGGCGGGCACGGCATCGGCTCGACGATGCACCAGGACCCGCACGTCGCCAACAGCGGCCGGCCGGGCCGCGGCTACACGCTGCGCCCCGGGCTGATGCTCGCCATCGAGCCGTGGGTCATGGCCGACACCGACCGGCTCGTCACCGACGCCGACGGCTGGACCCTGCGCAGCGTCACCGGCTGCCGCACCGCGCACAGCGAGCACACGGTCGTCGTCACCGAGGACGGCGTCGACGTCCTCACCCTCCCGCCGGCGGCCTGA